A stretch of the Gracilinanus agilis isolate LMUSP501 chromosome 4, AgileGrace, whole genome shotgun sequence genome encodes the following:
- the LOC123246276 gene encoding olfactory receptor 2T29-like, with translation MKETMWLENQTLGTDFILLGLFNQSKHPTLLCSVIFLVYIVALTGNATLILLIYRDLHLHTPMYFFISQLSLMDMMYISVTVPKMLFDQVTGIHAISFPSCGIQMFLYVLLGGAEFFLLAAMSYDRYVAICHPLQYPILMNHQVCMLLATVCWLLGSIDSFMLTFITMTFPFCKSREIQHFFCEVPALMKLSCSDTSLYKTVMYLCCVFMILIPVTVISSSYSLIFITVYRMTSATGRKKAFATCSSHMTVVIFYGAAIYTYMLPTSYHTVDKDMMVSVFYTILTPVLNPLIYSLRNKDVTAALKKVLAIVTLVNIGK, from the coding sequence ATGAAGGAAACAATGTGGTTGGAGAATCAGACATTGGGGACTGATTTCATTCTATTGGGCCTTTTTAACCAAAGCAAACACCCTACTCTTCTCTGTTCAGTGATATTTCTTGTTTACATAGTAGCTTTGACTGGGAATGCCACCTTGATACTTCTGATCTATCGTGACCTCCACCTCCACACTCCCATGTACTTCTTCATTAGTCAGCTATCCCTCATGGACATGATGTATATCTCTGTCACTGTGCCCAAGATGCTGTTTGATCAGGTGACTGGGATTCATGCCATCTCATTCCCAAGCTGTGGGATCCAGATGTTTCTCTATGTGCTGCTTGGTGGAGCAGAGTTCTTCCTTTTGGCAGCCATGTCCTATGACAGGTATGTGGCCATCTGTCACCCCCTCCAGTACCCCATCCTCATGAACCACCAGGTTTGCATGCTCCTTGCAACTGTCTGTTGGCTCTTGGGCTCCATTGATAGTTTCATGCTTACCTTTATCACTATGACCTTCCCATTTTGTAAATCCCGAGAAATCCAGCACTTTTTCTGTGAGGTCCCTGCATTGATGAAACTCTCCTGCTCAGATACCTCACTCTATAAGACTGTCATGTACCTATGCTGTGTCTTTATGATCCTCATCCCTGTAACAGTTATTTCAAGCTCCTACTCTCTCATCTTCATCACTGTCTATAGGATGACTTCAGCCACTGGACGCAAGAAGGCATTTGCCACATGTTCTTCCCATATGACTGTGGTGATCTTCTATGGGGCTGCTATCTACACTTATATGCTCCCCACTTCATACCATACTGTTGATAAGGATATGATGGTATCTGTCTTCTATACCATCCTCACACCTGTCCTGAATCCTCTCATCTACAGCCTCAGAAACAAGGATGTCACAGCAGCTTTGAAAAAAGTTCTAGCGATAGTAACACTAGTTAATATTGGGAAGTAG